Genomic segment of Rhodocaloribacter litoris:
GTTCCTTTGCCAACAAAGGGGCTGGATAGCAGCAACCCGCAATCTGTCCTCCCCAACGCCGTCCCGGCACACGGACCCGCACGGATGCAAGGCGGATCAGCACGGATCTTTTAACCGGACCAGCGAGCCGCTAAAGATTCAGGGTACACGCCAGACAACGTGCAACGTGTAACATGAAACGTATAACCTGAAATGGAAAAAGCCCTTGCCTACGCCGGCACCCACTTCGACGACTTCGTCGCGCAACTCCAGGACCTGTTGCGGATCCCCTCGATCAGCACCGACCCGGACTACCGGGACGAGGTGCGCCGGGCTGCCGGCTGGCTTGCCGACCATCTCGAGACGATCGGGATGGCCCACACCGAGGTCCTCGACACGGCGGGGCATCCGGTCGTCTACGCCGAACACGTCGTGGACCCGGCCCGCCCGACGGTGCTCGTCTACGGCCACTACGACGTGCAACCGCCCGACCCGCTGGCGCTGTGGACCTCCCCCCCCTTCGAGCCGGTCATCCGCGACGGGGTGATCTACGCCCGCGGCGCCTGCGACGACAAGGGGCAGCTCTTCATGCACCTGAAGGCCGCCGAGGCCTACCTGGCCACCGGCGAGGGCCCGCCGGTCAACCTCAAGTTCCTGCTCGAAGGGGAGGAGGAAAGCGGCTCGGAGCACCTGCCCGGCTTCATCGAAGCACACCACGAGCGGCTCGCCGCCGACATCGTGCTCATCTCCGACACCGACCTCTTCGGCCCCGGCATCCCTTCGATCACGTACGGGCTGCGGGGGCTGGCCTACCTCGAAGTGACGCTCACCGGCCCGAACCGGGACCTCCACTCGGGCATGTACGGCGGGGCCGTCGAGAACCCCATCAACGCCCTCTGCCGCCTCATCGCCGGGCTGCACGACGCCGACCACCGCGTCACGATCCCCGGCTTCTACGACAACGTGGTGCCGCTGACCGAGGAGGAGCGCGCCACCTTCCGCGCTCTCCCGTTCGATGAGCAGGCGTGGGCCAAGGAAGTGGGCCTGCCGGCAACGAAGACGGAGAAGGGCTACAGCGTCCTCGAAGCCATCTCGGCCCGGCCCACACTCGATGTCAACGGCATCTGGGGCGGCTATACGGGCAAAGGGGCCAAGACGGTGCTGCCGGCGCAGGCCCACGCCAAGATCTCCATGCGCCTCGTCCCGGACCAGCGGCCCGAGGAGATCGCCGAGAAAGCCCGGGCGTACTTCGAGGCGAACTGCCCGCCCACCATGAAGCTGTCGTTCCGCTACCTGCACGGGGGCCCCGGGGTGCTCGTCGACACGCACAGCCCGGCCATGCAGGCGGCGGCCCGCGCCCTGAAGGAGGTCTTCGGCCGTGACCCCTTCTTCATCCGCAGCGGCGGTTCCATCCCCGTCGTCTCCGTGTTCAAAAAACGCCTGGGCCTGGACAGCGTGCTGATGGGCTTCGGGCTGACCTCGGACGCCATCCACTCCCCCAACGAGCACTTCGGCCTCGACCGGTTCCGCCAGGGGATCGAATCCATCATCCGCTTTCAGACCCACTACGCCCGCACGCGCTGAGCGCCCCGAAGGGCGAAACCAGTCCCGGCGGCCCGGACGTAAATGAGCCGCCGTGAAAAAACGACCGCGCGTTTGACAATGCACGGACCGGCTTCATAAAATCGCGACAGTGACCGGCCCGGGTGGCGGAATCGGTAGACGCGTCGGACTCAAAATCCGATGCCCGTTGAGGGCGTGTGGGTTCGAGTCCCACCCCGGGTACTTCCTGCGACGCCGCCTTCTCGCGTGAGGGCGGCGTCGTGGTTTTTTCAGGGGTGTTTTATGGCGATAGTCAATGATGTGGAGAATTCTGACAACACCCACCTGCCTTGTGCATTGGTAGCACTCTGCATCATTGTGGGGGTAGGTGAAAGGCTCATTTCTTGGACAATCTACTCGATCCTGCCGCACATTATTGCCTCGGCTACTTGTCACGGATATATTGCGCCCCTGCAGCATCACACCTCGAAGACGGAGCCGGCGCACAGGCATGCCTGCCGGCTCCTCCGGACGTATCTAACCTCATCGTATTCCCTTGGAAACCACCCAACTGAACTGGATCGCCAACTTCATCTGGGGCATCGCCGATGACGTGCTGCGCGACCTGTATGTGCGCGGGAAATACCGGGACGTGATCCTGCCCATGACCGTCCTGCGCCGCCTCGATGCGGTGCTCGAGCCGACCAAGCAGGCCGTGCTCGACATGAAGGCCCGCCTCGACGCTGCCGGCATCACCAACCAGGACGCCGCCCTCCGCCAGGCCGCCGGGCAGGCGTTCTACAACACCTCCGCCTTCACGCTGCGCGACCTGCGCGCCCGGGCGAGCCGCCAGCAGCTCCGCCAGGACTTCGAGGCCTACCTGGACGGGTTCTCGCCGAATGTGCAGGAAATCCTGGACAACTTCGAGTTCCGTAACCAGATCCCGAAGCTCAGCAAGGCCGACGCCCTCGGCACGCTCATTGAGAAGTTCCTCTCACCGGACATCAACCTGAGCCCCTACCCGGTGCGGAACGCGGACGGCTCGATCCGCCAGCCGGGCCTCGACAACCACGCGATGGGCACCATCTTCGAAGAGCTGGTGCGCCGGTTCAACGAGGAGAACAACGAGGAGGCGGGCGAGCACTGGACGCCGCGCGACGCGGTCAAGCTGATGGCGCGGCTGCTGTTCCTGCCCATCGCCGAAGAGATCGAGTCGGGCACCTACCTGCTCTACGACGGCGCCTGCGGCACGGGCGGCATGCTCACCGTGGCCGAGGAGACGCTGCGGGACCTGTCCCGGCAGCACGGCAAGGACGTGGTCACGCACCTCTACGGCCAGGAGATCAACGCCGAGACGTATGCCATCTGCAAGGCCGACCTGCTGCTCAAGGGCGAGGGCGAGGAGGCCGACCACATCGTCGGCGGGCCGGCGTTCTCGACGCTCGCCAACGATGCCTTCCCCGCCCACGAGTTCGACTTCATGCTCTCCAACCCGCCCTACGGCAAGAGCTGGAAGAGCGACCTCGAACGCCTGGGCGGCAAGAAAGGCATCAAAGACCCCCGCTTCGTCGTCCGGCATCGGGGCGAGGAACTGCCGCTGTTGCCGCGCACCAGCGACGGCCAGATGCTCTTCCTCGTGAACATGCTCTCGAAGATGAAGCACGGCACGACGCTGGGCAGCCGCATCGCCGAGGTGCACAACGGCAGCGCCCTCTTCACGGGCGACGCCGGGCAGGGCGAGAGCAACATCCGCCGCTGGATCCTGGAGAACGACTGGCTGGAGGCCATCATCGCCCTGCCGCTGAACATGTTCTACAACACCGGCATCGCCACGTACATCTGGGTGCTGACCAACCGCAAGCCCGCGCACCGCCGGGGCAAGGTTCAGCTCATCGACGCCTCGCCATGGTACCGGCCCCTGCGCAAGAACCTGGGCAAGAAGAACTGCGAGCTTTCGGAGGAAGACATCCAGCGCATCTGCGAAACGTTTCTCGCTTTCGAGGAGACGGAGCAGAGCAAGATCTTCCCCAATGCGGCCTTCGGCTACTGGAAGGTGACCGTCGAGCGCCCGCTGCGGCTCAGCGGCATCGACCCCGAGCGGGCGTACAAGGCCGCCGAGATCCGACGGCTCAAGGAGACGCACGAACGTTCGGAGGAGGCCCCGCCCGTCATCCGCAAGATCCACCGCAAAGGCGTGGCCCCCAACCCGCTGCGCGGCCTGTTCGAGACGACGATCAAGGGGCGGCCCGCCGTGGTCGAATACGAGCCGGACACCGACCTGCGCGACACCGAGCAGGTGCCCTTCCTCGAATGCCCGGCCTGCCACACGCCGGGCTATGTGCCGACCGACGACGACGCCCGCCGGTCCATCGACGCCTTCCTGCAGCGCGAGGTGTTCCCGTATGCGCCCGACGCCTGGTACGATCCCGGCAAGGTCAAGATCGGCTACGAGATCAGCTTCACCCGCTATTTCTATAAGCCCCAGCCCCTGCGCCCCCTCGACGAGATCCGTGCCGACATCCTGGCCATGGAACGGGAGACGGAAGGGCTGCTGGCGGAGATCCTCGGCGGCGGGCTGGGGTAACGCCATGCCTGCCAGCCGGCCACCCCGGCGCCGGAGTGCGCTGTATTCGTGTGTGCCCTGAACAAGGGCTTCACCACCGGCGTATGTGCAAGGCAGCGCGAAGCAGCGCAAGGCGACCGCACCTGGTATGGAGCATGGAAAGCTAATTCATGGCACGAGCCGATCTGATATTGAATCTCATTCGAGCCGCCACTCGTGGCGATCAGGCACTAGTGCAAAAGACCGCCGAGGCGCTGGCTGCCGACGAAAGGGCGAAGAACCACACCATCTTCGCCGAGCGAATCCTTGCGCAACTCAAACACGAAACGAATGGAAAGCCCAGGCCCGTAACTTCACTTCCGGCCCTCCATCGTTCGGGGCCTCTCTGGGCCGAATTGACACCGAAGCGCAGGTTGTCGGATCTCATTCTGCCCGGACACGTCGAGGCATCGGTGCGCGAACTCGTTGAAGAACAACACCGCGCAGATCTCTTACGCTCTCATGGTCTGGAACCACGGCACCGTGTGCTCTTTGCCGGTCCGCCCGGCAATGGGAAAACGTCTCTGGCTGAGGCCATCGCCGATGCGCTGTGCGTACCCTTCCTCGTGGTGCGCTACGAGGCACTCATCGGGAGTTATCTCGGCGAAACCGCTCAGCGTGTCGGACAGGTGTTCGAACATGCGCGCTCGCGGCAGTGCGTTCTGTTCTTCGACGAGTTCGACGTCGTGGGTAAGGAACGCGGTGATGTGCACGAGACCGGTGAAATCAAGCGTGTGGTCAGCTCGTTGCTGCTTCAGGTAGATGCGCTACCAAGCTACGTCGTCGTCATTGCCGCGAGCAATCATCCGGAACTGCTCGACCGCGCCGTGTGGCGGCGGTTTCAGCTTCGCCTCGAACTGCCCATGCCACGACAGGGACAGATCGAGGCGTGGTTCCGTCGCTTCAAAGCGCAAACGGGGCACGATCTGGGCCTCTCTCCACGCAGTCTGGCCCAGAGCCTGAAAGGACTCAGCTTTGCCGAAGTCGAGGAATTCGGACTGGACGTCTTAAGGCGCATCGTACTGGCCGGGCCGGCCGCCGATCCGCAAGCCATCACAAAAGCCTGTCTGGACCACTGGAAAAAAAGATTCTCCCCCGCCGTTCATGAATAAAAAGTAACGATGGCAGAATATCCTCTTCTGCTCTTCCCGGAGCCGGCGCTTGCTGAGCGAGCAAAGGGATCAGGTGGCCCCAGCAAGATCAAGGTTCCACCTCCATCTCAACAAGCAGAACGCCTCACGCCCCAGTTCAGCCGACTCTCCGAGGCCATGGAGCGGCGGCGGATCGAGATCCAGGCCAGCGCGGCCGGCATCCAACCCGAACTGGCGCTGGTGCTCGAAACCGTCGGATCCGTCGAGAACTTCATCAACGCCGTTCGAAGGATCCAAGGTCTGGAATGGCTCGGGGAATTCGAGGTCGACGACATCTCACCGGGAGAGGGATTCGAGGATGAGAAAGACCCGGAAAAGCCGCTATCGGGGCGGCTCTATCTCGTGATGACCGATGAGCGGGCGCTTCGCCAGATTCAAAGCCTGTTTGATCGCTGGAAGCAGAATCCTGATACCGATTTTCCCTACGGCCTGGCAAATCTAAAGCGGCTCTTCGAACATCTCCGCACCATTCGGCCCTGGGATGTTCAAGATCGGATCGCAGAGACGGGCGTTCTCGACGACTGGCGTTATCGTCTGGAGCACGGGCAAGAGATGGTGCCCTTCGAGGCCGAATTGTGGTTCCGCCACGACCCAAAACGCCGAAGACAGGCCGAGGAAATGTTTCGCGCGCTGGTCGAAGAGGTGGGCGGTGACATTGCCGGGCAGTGTGTCCTTGAAGAAATCGCCTATCACGGCATCCTCGGGCGCGTTCCGGCAGGTGCAGTGCAAACCATGCTCGAACAGCGCGAGGTCCGGCTGCTCCAGTGTGACGACGTCTGGTATTTCCGTCCCGTCGGGCAG
This window contains:
- a CDS encoding dipeptidase — translated: MEKALAYAGTHFDDFVAQLQDLLRIPSISTDPDYRDEVRRAAGWLADHLETIGMAHTEVLDTAGHPVVYAEHVVDPARPTVLVYGHYDVQPPDPLALWTSPPFEPVIRDGVIYARGACDDKGQLFMHLKAAEAYLATGEGPPVNLKFLLEGEEESGSEHLPGFIEAHHERLAADIVLISDTDLFGPGIPSITYGLRGLAYLEVTLTGPNRDLHSGMYGGAVENPINALCRLIAGLHDADHRVTIPGFYDNVVPLTEEERATFRALPFDEQAWAKEVGLPATKTEKGYSVLEAISARPTLDVNGIWGGYTGKGAKTVLPAQAHAKISMRLVPDQRPEEIAEKARAYFEANCPPTMKLSFRYLHGGPGVLVDTHSPAMQAAARALKEVFGRDPFFIRSGGSIPVVSVFKKRLGLDSVLMGFGLTSDAIHSPNEHFGLDRFRQGIESIIRFQTHYARTR
- a CDS encoding type I restriction-modification system subunit M, giving the protein METTQLNWIANFIWGIADDVLRDLYVRGKYRDVILPMTVLRRLDAVLEPTKQAVLDMKARLDAAGITNQDAALRQAAGQAFYNTSAFTLRDLRARASRQQLRQDFEAYLDGFSPNVQEILDNFEFRNQIPKLSKADALGTLIEKFLSPDINLSPYPVRNADGSIRQPGLDNHAMGTIFEELVRRFNEENNEEAGEHWTPRDAVKLMARLLFLPIAEEIESGTYLLYDGACGTGGMLTVAEETLRDLSRQHGKDVVTHLYGQEINAETYAICKADLLLKGEGEEADHIVGGPAFSTLANDAFPAHEFDFMLSNPPYGKSWKSDLERLGGKKGIKDPRFVVRHRGEELPLLPRTSDGQMLFLVNMLSKMKHGTTLGSRIAEVHNGSALFTGDAGQGESNIRRWILENDWLEAIIALPLNMFYNTGIATYIWVLTNRKPAHRRGKVQLIDASPWYRPLRKNLGKKNCELSEEDIQRICETFLAFEETEQSKIFPNAAFGYWKVTVERPLRLSGIDPERAYKAAEIRRLKETHERSEEAPPVIRKIHRKGVAPNPLRGLFETTIKGRPAVVEYEPDTDLRDTEQVPFLECPACHTPGYVPTDDDARRSIDAFLQREVFPYAPDAWYDPGKVKIGYEISFTRYFYKPQPLRPLDEIRADILAMERETEGLLAEILGGGLG
- a CDS encoding AAA family ATPase encodes the protein MARADLILNLIRAATRGDQALVQKTAEALAADERAKNHTIFAERILAQLKHETNGKPRPVTSLPALHRSGPLWAELTPKRRLSDLILPGHVEASVRELVEEQHRADLLRSHGLEPRHRVLFAGPPGNGKTSLAEAIADALCVPFLVVRYEALIGSYLGETAQRVGQVFEHARSRQCVLFFDEFDVVGKERGDVHETGEIKRVVSSLLLQVDALPSYVVVIAASNHPELLDRAVWRRFQLRLELPMPRQGQIEAWFRRFKAQTGHDLGLSPRSLAQSLKGLSFAEVEEFGLDVLRRIVLAGPAADPQAITKACLDHWKKRFSPAVHE